A single region of the Streptomyces sp. NBC_01803 genome encodes:
- a CDS encoding ABC-F family ATP-binding cassette domain-containing protein → MAASSTPSVTCDRLTFSWPDGTPLFDGLDLAVGPGRTGLIGLNGTGKSALLKLIAGELTPASGTVRVAGDIGYLPQNLALDTTRRVDQVLGVDRIRAALHAIEAGDPDEAHFAVVGEDWDIEERTRATLDQLGLDGVGLDRTVGEVSGGETVLLRLAALLLRRPGVLLLDEPTNNLDLRARQRLYAAVSAWQGVLVVVSHDRELLERVDHIADLRAGEVRWFGGTLSAYEEALAVEQDAAERMVRVAEADVRRQKRELVEAHGKLADRRRVARKAYDTKRVPRIVANSRRSMAQESAGKHRQLHEERLGRARERLAEAERAVREDDEIRVDLPYTEVPPRRRVLSLRSARVRYGAGATLEVLGPERIALVGRNGAGKSTLLSTVAGELAPVSGEVLAHVPLRYLPQRLDILDESLSVLDNVRRMAPGSSQQAIRAQLARFLFRKERPDQPVATLSGGERFRASLAALMLAEPAPQLLLLDEPTNNLDLAGVRRLTSALAAYRGALVVASHDVPFLRGLGITRWLLLDGELTESEPL, encoded by the coding sequence ATGGCCGCTTCTTCCACCCCGTCCGTCACCTGTGACCGTCTGACCTTCTCCTGGCCGGACGGCACGCCCCTCTTCGACGGCCTCGACCTCGCCGTCGGCCCCGGACGCACCGGGCTGATCGGCCTCAACGGCACGGGCAAGTCCGCCCTGCTGAAGCTGATCGCGGGCGAGCTGACTCCCGCCTCCGGCACGGTGCGCGTCGCCGGGGACATCGGCTACCTGCCGCAGAACCTGGCCCTCGACACCACCCGCCGCGTCGACCAGGTGCTGGGCGTCGACCGGATCCGCGCCGCCCTGCACGCCATCGAGGCCGGCGACCCCGACGAGGCGCACTTCGCGGTGGTCGGCGAGGACTGGGACATCGAGGAGCGCACCCGCGCCACCCTCGACCAGCTCGGTCTCGACGGCGTCGGCCTGGACCGCACCGTCGGCGAGGTCTCCGGCGGCGAGACCGTGCTGCTGCGGCTGGCCGCGCTGCTGCTGCGCCGGCCCGGGGTGCTGCTGCTCGACGAGCCGACCAACAACCTCGATCTGCGCGCCCGGCAGCGGCTGTACGCGGCCGTCTCCGCCTGGCAGGGGGTGCTGGTCGTGGTCAGCCACGACCGGGAGCTGCTGGAGCGGGTCGACCACATCGCGGATCTGCGGGCGGGCGAGGTGCGCTGGTTCGGCGGCACGCTCTCGGCCTACGAGGAGGCGCTCGCCGTCGAGCAGGATGCCGCCGAACGGATGGTCCGGGTCGCCGAGGCCGATGTGCGGCGGCAGAAGCGCGAGCTGGTCGAGGCGCACGGCAAGCTCGCCGACCGCCGGCGCGTCGCCAGGAAGGCGTACGACACCAAACGCGTGCCGCGCATCGTGGCCAACTCGCGCCGGAGCATGGCGCAGGAGTCCGCGGGCAAGCACCGTCAGCTGCACGAGGAGCGCCTCGGGCGGGCCAGGGAGCGACTGGCGGAGGCCGAGCGCGCGGTCCGGGAGGACGACGAGATCCGCGTCGACCTGCCGTACACCGAGGTGCCGCCGCGCCGCCGGGTGCTCAGCCTCCGCTCGGCGCGGGTCCGTTACGGGGCCGGGGCGACGCTGGAGGTCCTCGGGCCCGAGCGGATCGCCCTGGTCGGCCGCAACGGCGCGGGCAAGTCCACGCTGCTCAGCACGGTCGCCGGGGAGCTGGCACCGGTCAGTGGGGAGGTGCTCGCCCATGTGCCGTTGCGCTACCTGCCGCAGCGTCTGGACATCCTCGACGAATCGCTGAGCGTCCTGGACAACGTGCGGCGGATGGCGCCCGGCTCCTCCCAGCAGGCGATCCGGGCCCAGCTCGCGCGCTTCCTGTTCCGCAAGGAGCGCCCGGACCAGCCGGTGGCCACGCTTTCCGGCGGCGAGCGGTTCCGCGCGTCGCTGGCCGCGCTGATGCTGGCCGAGCCGGCCCCCCAGCTCCTGCTGCTGGACGAGCCGACGAACAACCTGGATCTGGCCGGCGTCCGCCGGCTCACCTCGGCGCTGGCCGCCTACCGGGGCGCGCTCGTGGTCGCCAGCCACGATGTGCCGTTCCTGCGCGGGCTCGGCATCACCCGGTGGCTGCTGCTGGACGGCGAGCTGACCGAGTCCGAGCCGCTGTGA
- a CDS encoding acyl-ACP desaturase, giving the protein MTLSPIPVAKQEEWTDARLIYALEEVVERELNRHLATVKDWMPHEYVPWSDGRNFDGPMGGEAWSPEQSKVSDIGRTALVVNLLTEDNLPSYHHEIATIFGREGAWGTWVHRWTAEEGRHGIVMRDYLLTTRAVDPVQLENFRMAHMSEGFESDNSHSMLHSVAYVAFQELATRISHRNTGRESGDPVCDRMLARIATDENLHMVFYRNLLRAAFELAPDQTMKAVRDVVIGFRMPGHGMPGFERAAARMAIGGIYNLRIHYEDVLQPVLRFLRTLELGGLGPEGLKAQEELGMFMEGLDSEARVFEERLAARRARVAARTTRNAAG; this is encoded by the coding sequence GTGACCCTCAGCCCCATCCCCGTCGCCAAACAGGAGGAGTGGACCGACGCGCGCCTGATCTACGCCCTGGAAGAGGTCGTCGAGCGCGAGCTCAACCGGCACTTGGCGACCGTGAAGGACTGGATGCCGCACGAGTACGTGCCGTGGAGCGACGGACGGAACTTCGACGGCCCGATGGGTGGCGAGGCGTGGTCCCCCGAGCAGTCCAAGGTCAGCGACATCGGCAGGACCGCCCTGGTCGTCAACCTGCTGACGGAGGACAACCTTCCGAGCTACCACCACGAGATCGCCACCATCTTCGGCCGCGAGGGCGCCTGGGGCACCTGGGTGCACCGCTGGACCGCCGAGGAGGGCCGGCACGGCATCGTCATGCGGGACTACCTGCTGACCACCCGCGCCGTCGACCCGGTCCAGCTGGAGAACTTCCGCATGGCGCACATGTCGGAGGGCTTCGAGTCGGACAACTCCCACTCCATGCTGCACTCTGTGGCCTATGTCGCCTTCCAGGAGCTGGCCACCCGTATATCGCACCGGAACACCGGCCGTGAGTCGGGCGACCCGGTGTGCGACCGCATGCTCGCGCGCATCGCCACCGACGAGAACCTGCATATGGTCTTCTACCGGAACCTGCTGCGGGCCGCCTTCGAGCTGGCTCCCGACCAGACGATGAAGGCCGTCCGCGACGTCGTGATCGGCTTCCGCATGCCGGGCCACGGGATGCCGGGCTTCGAGCGGGCCGCCGCCCGCATGGCGATCGGCGGCATCTACAACCTGCGCATCCACTACGAGGACGTGCTCCAGCCGGTGCTGCGGTTCCTGCGCACCCTGGAGCTCGGCGGCCTCGGTCCCGAGGGCCTCAAGGCCCAGGAGGAGCTGGGGATGTTCATGGAGGGGCTCGACAGCGAGGCCCGCGTCTTCGAGGAGCGTCTCGCGGCCCGCCGCGCCCGCGTCGCCGCCCGCACCACGCGGAACGCCGCCGGCTAG
- a CDS encoding Tex family protein, whose translation MTQSVAGQSIEGRIAEELGVREGQVRAAVGLLDGGSTVPFIARYRKEATGTLDDGQLRAIEERLRYLRELEERRQAILESVRGQGKLDDALEATIREADTKARLEDIYLPFKPKRRTKAQIAREAGLEPLADGLLADPSVAPTAAAVAFVDEARGVPDAEAALQGARAILTERFGEDADLLGELRARMWTRGRLVSKVREGKETEGAKFADYFDFSEPFTELPSHRVLAMFRGEKEDVLDLTLEPEEPADETAPAGPSSFEPIIARRFGIEHRGRPADAWLAETVRWAWRTRLLVHLGIDLRTRLRTTAEDDAVGVFAANLRDLLLAAPAGTRPTMGLDPGLRTGVKVAVVDATGKVAATATVYPHVPQRRWDEALATLAALAREHRVELIAIGNGTASRETDKLAGELVAKLPELNLTRMVVSEAGASVYSASAFAAQELPGMDVSLRGAVSIARRLQDPLAELVKIDPRSIGVGQYQHDLSEVKLSRSLDAVVEDCVNGVGVDVNTASAPLLARVSGIGGTLAENIVAHRDANGPFRGRSALKQVPRLGPKAFEQCAGFLRVRGGDDPLDASAVHPEAYPVVRRIVGSTGADIPSLLGNATALRALKPTDFVDDTFGLPTVTDIFRELEKPGRDPRPAFRTARFMDGVETIGDLAPGMVLEGVVSNVAAFGAFVDVGVHQDGLVHVSAMSKKFVADPREVVKPGDIVKVKVMDVDVPRKRISLTLRLDEEPGAGGGRPRDREERGARGGGGGGGGGGGGGGGGGAPRQRDRRGGRRDEGAGRAGARRGDGPPVNSAMADALRRAGLVDKGRGKK comes from the coding sequence GTGACACAGTCCGTCGCAGGCCAGTCCATCGAAGGCAGGATCGCCGAGGAGCTGGGCGTCAGGGAGGGGCAGGTGCGGGCGGCCGTCGGTCTCCTCGACGGCGGCTCCACGGTCCCGTTCATCGCCCGCTACCGCAAGGAGGCCACCGGCACCCTGGACGACGGGCAGTTGCGCGCCATCGAGGAGCGGCTGCGGTATCTGCGGGAGCTGGAGGAGCGGCGCCAGGCGATCCTGGAGTCCGTCCGGGGCCAGGGCAAGCTGGACGACGCCCTGGAGGCCACCATCCGCGAGGCCGACACCAAGGCCCGGCTGGAGGACATCTACCTGCCGTTCAAGCCCAAGCGGCGCACCAAGGCGCAGATCGCCCGCGAGGCGGGCCTTGAGCCGCTGGCCGACGGCCTGCTCGCGGACCCGTCCGTCGCCCCGACGGCCGCGGCCGTGGCCTTCGTCGACGAGGCCAGGGGCGTCCCGGACGCCGAGGCGGCCCTCCAGGGCGCCCGCGCCATCCTCACCGAGCGGTTCGGGGAGGACGCCGATCTGCTGGGCGAGCTGCGTGCGCGGATGTGGACCCGGGGCCGCCTGGTCTCGAAGGTGCGCGAGGGCAAGGAGACCGAGGGCGCCAAGTTCGCGGACTACTTCGACTTCTCCGAGCCGTTCACCGAGCTGCCCTCGCACCGGGTGCTCGCGATGTTCCGGGGGGAGAAGGAGGATGTCCTCGACCTGACCCTGGAGCCGGAGGAGCCCGCCGACGAGACCGCCCCGGCCGGGCCGTCGTCGTTCGAGCCGATCATCGCCCGCCGCTTCGGCATCGAGCACCGCGGCCGTCCGGCCGACGCCTGGCTCGCCGAGACCGTCCGCTGGGCCTGGCGCACCCGCCTGCTGGTGCACCTCGGCATCGACCTGCGCACCCGGCTGCGGACGACGGCCGAGGACGACGCGGTCGGCGTCTTCGCGGCGAACCTCCGGGATCTGCTCCTCGCCGCCCCGGCCGGCACCCGGCCGACCATGGGCCTGGACCCGGGGCTGCGGACCGGGGTGAAGGTCGCCGTCGTGGACGCCACCGGCAAGGTGGCCGCCACCGCCACCGTCTACCCGCACGTCCCGCAGCGGCGCTGGGACGAGGCCCTGGCCACGCTGGCCGCGCTCGCCCGCGAGCACCGGGTGGAGCTGATCGCCATCGGCAACGGCACGGCCTCCCGGGAGACCGACAAGCTGGCCGGCGAGCTGGTCGCGAAGCTCCCCGAGCTGAATCTCACCAGGATGGTGGTCTCCGAGGCCGGCGCCTCGGTGTACTCGGCGTCGGCCTTCGCCGCCCAGGAGCTGCCCGGCATGGACGTCTCGCTGCGCGGCGCGGTCTCCATCGCGCGCAGGCTGCAGGACCCGCTGGCCGAGCTGGTGAAGATCGACCCCCGGTCCATCGGCGTCGGCCAGTACCAGCACGACCTGTCCGAGGTGAAGCTCTCCCGCTCCCTGGACGCGGTGGTCGAGGACTGCGTCAACGGCGTGGGCGTCGACGTGAACACCGCCTCGGCGCCGCTGCTGGCCCGCGTCTCCGGCATCGGCGGCACCCTGGCGGAGAACATCGTGGCCCACCGCGACGCCAACGGCCCCTTCCGCGGCCGGAGCGCGCTCAAGCAGGTGCCCCGGCTCGGCCCCAAGGCGTTCGAACAGTGCGCCGGCTTCCTGCGCGTCCGCGGCGGCGACGACCCGCTGGACGCCTCCGCCGTGCACCCCGAGGCGTATCCCGTCGTGCGCCGCATCGTCGGCTCCACCGGCGCCGACATCCCCTCGCTCCTCGGCAACGCCACCGCGCTGCGCGCCCTGAAGCCGACCGACTTCGTGGACGACACCTTCGGCCTGCCGACCGTCACCGACATCTTCCGGGAGCTGGAGAAGCCGGGCCGCGACCCGCGCCCGGCGTTCCGGACGGCCCGCTTCATGGACGGCGTGGAGACGATCGGGGACCTGGCGCCCGGGATGGTCCTGGAGGGCGTCGTCTCCAATGTCGCGGCCTTCGGCGCCTTCGTGGACGTCGGCGTCCACCAGGACGGTCTGGTCCATGTCTCGGCCATGTCCAAGAAGTTCGTCGCGGACCCGCGCGAGGTGGTCAAGCCGGGTGACATCGTGAAGGTCAAGGTGATGGACGTCGACGTGCCGCGCAAGCGGATCTCCCTGACACTGCGGCTGGACGAGGAGCCGGGCGCCGGCGGCGGCCGGCCGCGGGACCGGGAGGAGCGCGGCGCCCGGGGTGGTGGCGGTGGCGGTGGCGGTGGTGGTGGCGGCGGTGGCGGCGGTGGCGCCCCCAGGCAGCGTGACCGGCGCGGTGGGCGGCGCGACGAGGGAGCGGGCCGGGCCGGTGCCCGGCGCGGCGACGGCCCGCCCGTCAACAGCGCGATGGCCGATGCCCTCCGCCGTGCGGGGCTGGTCGACAAGGGACGCGGAAAAAAGTGA
- a CDS encoding TetR/AcrR family transcriptional regulator: MAGDVRPPGPRELRRRRTHEELLRAGLELFLQRGYGKTTVGEIVQHAAVSERTFFRYFASKEELVLHPVREASDLLLAEVIRRPAPEAPLLALRRSFASLPELMPDGCPERYLAAMRVLCSEPETQVVLLRFAAEDQHRLASALAGREGIGTGDRRPKLLAGAFVMSAIHAALAWEERRDGSLAGLMSGVESHLALLPSAVMDGWRTDGTLSG, from the coding sequence ATGGCAGGCGACGTGCGGCCTCCGGGGCCGCGTGAGCTCAGAAGGCGGCGTACGCACGAGGAGTTACTCCGTGCCGGCCTGGAGCTCTTTCTCCAGCGGGGATACGGCAAGACCACGGTCGGCGAGATCGTCCAGCACGCCGCGGTGTCGGAACGCACGTTCTTCCGGTACTTCGCGAGCAAGGAGGAGCTGGTCCTGCACCCGGTCCGGGAGGCGAGCGACCTGCTGCTGGCGGAGGTGATCCGGCGCCCGGCGCCGGAGGCGCCCCTGCTGGCGCTGCGCCGCTCGTTCGCGAGCCTGCCGGAGCTGATGCCCGACGGCTGCCCCGAACGCTATCTGGCGGCGATGCGGGTGCTGTGCTCGGAGCCGGAGACGCAGGTCGTGCTGCTGCGGTTCGCCGCCGAGGACCAGCACCGCCTGGCGAGCGCCCTGGCCGGGCGGGAGGGCATCGGGACCGGGGACCGGCGGCCGAAGCTGCTGGCGGGCGCGTTCGTCATGTCGGCGATCCACGCGGCGCTGGCCTGGGAGGAGCGGCGGGACGGCAGCCTGGCGGGCCTGATGTCCGGCGTGGAGTCCCATCTCGCGCTGCTGCCCTCGGCCGTGATGGACGGCTGGCGGACGGACGGGACCCTTTCCGGCTGA
- a CDS encoding ATP-binding protein has protein sequence MTLAGQDAATQRLSYSWLLTARREDLAHFRRMASLATRAWGQAPGVTEVVLHGVTELLSNVARHVPDPRCTLELTLVGGAVQVTVHDRSTALPVITLPDWTAEEGRGLWLLREMADDLGFALTDDGKRVWVRVSEERAHF, from the coding sequence ATGACGCTCGCCGGCCAGGACGCCGCCACCCAACGCCTTTCCTACAGTTGGCTTCTGACCGCGCGCCGGGAGGATCTGGCGCACTTCCGCCGCATGGCCTCGCTGGCCACGCGGGCGTGGGGGCAGGCGCCGGGGGTGACGGAAGTGGTCCTGCACGGCGTCACGGAGCTGCTGTCCAACGTCGCCCGGCATGTGCCCGATCCGCGCTGCACGCTGGAGCTGACACTCGTCGGCGGCGCCGTCCAGGTCACGGTGCACGATCGCTCCACCGCGCTGCCGGTGATCACGCTGCCCGACTGGACCGCCGAGGAGGGCCGCGGGCTGTGGCTGCTGCGGGAGATGGCCGACGACCTCGGGTTCGCGCTCACGGACGACGGCAAGCGGGTCTGGGTGCGGGTCAGCGAGGAGCGCGCCCACTTCTGA
- a CDS encoding 3-hydroxyacyl-CoA dehydrogenase NAD-binding domain-containing protein — protein sequence MPESTPQSGTIRWDRDADDIVTLTLDDPDQSANTMNAAFLSSLTAVVDRLEAEAESVRGVVITSAKKTFFAGGDLRDLISARPEHAETVFDGGMRVKRALRKLETLGKPVVAAINGAALGGGYEIALACHHRVALTAPGSKIGLPEVTLGLLPGGGGVTRTVRLMGITDALLKVLLEGRQYDPARALEAGLVHEVAQDRDEMLAKARAFIDANPTAQQPWDVKGYRIPGGTPSNPKFAANLPAFPSNLRKQLNGAPYPAPRNIMAAAVEGSQVDFETAQTIEGRYFTELVIGQTSKNMIQAFFFDLQAVNSGASRPKGIEERKPTRIAVLGAGMMGAGIAYTCAQAGFDVVLKDVSAESAEKGKAYSTGLLDKALARGRTTQEKRDALLARITPTADPEDLAGCDVVIEAVFEDPALKHKVFQEIEGVVEPDALLCSNTSTLPITLLAEGVRRRTDFVGLHFFSPVDKMPLVEIIRGEHTGDEALARAFDLVRQIRKTPIVVNDSRGFFTSRVIGHFINEGVAMLAEGVDPVTIEQAAGQAGYPAKVLSLMDELTLTLPRKIRIETRRAIEEAGGVWPEHPAEAVIDRLVEEFGRTGRAGGGGFYDYVDGKRAGLWPGLREHFGTPDAAEIPFEELKERMLFVEAIDSVRCLEEGVLTTVADANIGSIFGIGFPAWTGGVLQYINGYPGGPAGFVARARELQARYGDRFAPSALLLAKAERGETFADV from the coding sequence ATGCCTGAGTCCACGCCACAGTCCGGGACGATCCGCTGGGACCGGGACGCCGACGACATCGTCACGCTCACCCTGGACGACCCCGACCAGTCCGCCAACACCATGAACGCCGCGTTCCTCTCGTCCCTCACCGCGGTCGTCGACCGCCTGGAGGCCGAGGCCGAGTCCGTGCGCGGCGTCGTCATCACCTCCGCCAAGAAGACGTTCTTCGCCGGCGGTGACCTGCGCGACCTCATCTCGGCTCGCCCCGAGCACGCCGAGACCGTCTTCGACGGCGGCATGCGCGTCAAGCGCGCGCTGCGCAAGCTGGAGACGCTCGGCAAGCCGGTCGTCGCGGCGATCAACGGTGCCGCGCTCGGCGGCGGTTACGAGATCGCGCTCGCCTGCCACCACCGCGTCGCCCTGACCGCGCCCGGCTCGAAGATCGGTCTGCCCGAGGTCACCCTCGGTCTGCTGCCGGGCGGCGGCGGGGTCACCCGCACCGTGCGGCTGATGGGCATCACCGACGCGCTGCTGAAGGTGCTGCTGGAGGGCCGCCAGTACGACCCGGCGCGCGCCCTGGAGGCCGGTCTCGTCCACGAAGTCGCCCAGGACCGCGACGAGATGCTCGCCAAGGCCCGCGCCTTCATCGACGCCAACCCCACCGCTCAGCAGCCGTGGGACGTCAAGGGCTACCGGATTCCCGGCGGCACCCCGAGCAACCCGAAGTTCGCGGCCAACCTCCCGGCGTTTCCGTCGAACCTGCGCAAGCAGCTCAACGGCGCGCCCTACCCGGCACCGCGCAACATCATGGCCGCCGCCGTCGAGGGCTCCCAGGTCGACTTCGAGACCGCGCAGACCATCGAGGGCCGGTACTTCACCGAGCTGGTGATCGGCCAGACGTCGAAGAACATGATCCAGGCGTTCTTCTTCGACCTCCAGGCCGTCAACTCCGGTGCCAGCAGGCCCAAGGGCATCGAGGAGCGCAAGCCCACCCGGATCGCCGTGCTGGGCGCCGGGATGATGGGCGCGGGCATCGCGTACACCTGCGCCCAGGCGGGCTTCGACGTGGTGTTGAAGGACGTCTCGGCGGAGTCGGCCGAGAAGGGCAAGGCGTACTCGACCGGGTTGCTGGACAAGGCCCTCGCCCGGGGCCGGACCACCCAGGAGAAGCGGGACGCGCTGCTGGCCCGCATCACGCCCACCGCCGACCCGGAGGATCTGGCGGGCTGCGACGTGGTGATCGAGGCGGTGTTCGAGGACCCGGCGCTGAAGCACAAGGTGTTCCAGGAGATCGAGGGCGTCGTGGAGCCGGACGCGCTGCTGTGCTCCAACACCTCGACGCTGCCGATCACGCTGCTGGCCGAAGGGGTGCGGCGGCGGACCGACTTCGTCGGCCTGCACTTCTTCTCGCCGGTCGACAAGATGCCGCTGGTGGAGATCATCCGCGGCGAGCACACCGGTGACGAGGCGCTGGCCCGCGCGTTCGACCTGGTCCGCCAGATCCGCAAGACGCCGATCGTGGTCAACGACTCCCGGGGCTTCTTCACCTCCCGCGTCATCGGCCATTTCATCAACGAGGGCGTCGCCATGCTCGCCGAGGGCGTCGACCCGGTGACCATCGAGCAGGCCGCGGGCCAGGCCGGATACCCGGCCAAGGTCCTCTCGCTGATGGACGAGCTGACGCTCACCCTGCCGCGCAAGATCCGCATCGAGACCCGGCGTGCGATCGAGGAGGCCGGCGGTGTGTGGCCGGAGCACCCGGCCGAAGCGGTGATCGACCGCCTGGTCGAGGAGTTCGGCCGCACCGGCCGGGCCGGCGGCGGGGGCTTCTACGACTACGTGGACGGCAAGCGGGCCGGCCTGTGGCCGGGCCTGCGCGAGCACTTCGGCACGCCGGACGCGGCGGAGATCCCCTTCGAGGAGCTCAAGGAGCGGATGCTGTTCGTCGAGGCGATCGACTCCGTGCGCTGCCTGGAGGAAGGGGTGCTCACGACGGTCGCCGACGCCAACATCGGCTCCATCTTCGGCATCGGCTTCCCCGCCTGGACCGGCGGCGTGCTCCAGTACATCAACGGCTACCCCGGCGGCCCCGCCGGCTTCGTGGCCCGGGCCCGGGAGCTCCAGGCCCGCTACGGCGACCGGTTCGCCCCCTCGGCGCTCCTGCTGGCGAAGGCCGAGCGCGGCGAGACGTTCGCCGACGTCTGA
- a CDS encoding acetyl-CoA C-acetyltransferase, which produces MTEAYVYDAIRTPRGRGKPGGALHGTKPIDLVVGLIRELRRRLPDLDPAVIDDVVLGVVSPHGDQGSDIAKIAAIAAGLPETVAGVQENRFCASGLEAVNMAAAKIRAGWDDFVLAGGVESMSRVPMGSDGGAWAMDPMTSYETGFVPQGIGADLIATLEGFSRRDVDEYAALSQERAAEAWKEGRFERSVVPVTDRAGLTVLDHDEHMRPGTTADSLAKLKPSFADIGELGGFDAVALQKYHWVERIDHVHHAGNSSGIVDGSALVALGSREVGERFGLTPRARIVSAAVTGSEPTIMLTGPAPAARKALAKAGLTIGDIDLVEINEAFAAVVLRFVRDMDLDLAKVNVNGGAIALGHPLGATGAMILGTLIDELERRDLRYGLATLCVGGGMGIATVIERV; this is translated from the coding sequence GTGACTGAAGCCTATGTGTACGACGCGATCCGCACCCCGCGCGGGCGCGGCAAGCCCGGTGGCGCCCTGCACGGCACCAAGCCCATCGACCTCGTGGTCGGCCTGATCCGGGAGCTGCGGCGCAGGCTGCCGGACCTCGACCCGGCCGTCATCGACGACGTCGTGCTCGGCGTGGTCAGCCCGCACGGCGACCAGGGCTCCGACATCGCCAAGATCGCCGCCATCGCCGCCGGCCTGCCCGAGACCGTGGCCGGCGTCCAGGAGAACCGCTTCTGTGCCTCCGGCCTGGAGGCCGTCAACATGGCGGCGGCCAAGATCCGCGCCGGCTGGGACGACTTCGTGCTGGCCGGCGGGGTGGAGTCGATGTCCCGCGTGCCGATGGGCTCCGACGGCGGCGCCTGGGCCATGGACCCGATGACCAGCTACGAGACGGGTTTCGTCCCGCAGGGCATCGGCGCCGACCTCATCGCCACCCTTGAGGGCTTCAGCCGCCGCGATGTCGACGAGTACGCCGCGCTCTCCCAGGAGCGCGCCGCGGAGGCGTGGAAGGAAGGCCGTTTCGAGCGGTCGGTCGTCCCGGTCACCGACCGCGCCGGCCTGACCGTCCTGGACCACGACGAGCACATGCGGCCGGGCACCACCGCCGACAGCCTGGCCAAGCTGAAGCCGTCCTTCGCCGACATCGGCGAGCTGGGCGGGTTCGACGCGGTCGCGCTCCAGAAGTACCACTGGGTGGAGCGGATCGACCACGTCCACCACGCGGGCAACTCCTCCGGCATCGTGGACGGTTCGGCCCTGGTCGCGCTCGGCAGCAGGGAGGTCGGCGAGCGCTTCGGGCTCACCCCGCGGGCCCGGATCGTCTCCGCCGCCGTCACCGGCTCGGAGCCCACCATCATGCTGACCGGGCCCGCCCCGGCCGCCCGCAAGGCCCTGGCCAAGGCCGGGCTCACCATCGGTGACATCGATCTGGTGGAGATCAACGAGGCGTTCGCCGCCGTCGTCCTGCGCTTCGTCAGGGACATGGACCTGGACCTGGCCAAGGTCAACGTCAACGGCGGCGCCATCGCGCTCGGTCACCCGCTGGGCGCCACCGGCGCGATGATCCTCGGCACGCTGATCGACGAGCTGGAACGGCGCGACCTGCGCTACGGCCTGGCCACCCTCTGCGTCGGCGGCGGCATGGGTATCGCCACCGTGATCGAACGTGTCTGA
- a CDS encoding acyl-CoA dehydrogenase family protein, with the protein MKRQLFAAEHEAFRETVRTFLAKEVTPHHERWERDGIVSRDAWRAAGRQGLLGLAVPEEYGGGGVDDFRYSAVLGEEFAHAGASGFAIPLHNDIIGPYLTNLATQGQKRRWLPGFCSGELITAIAMTEPGAGSDLQGIRTTATDQGDHWLLNGSKTFISNGILADLVVVVARTTPEGGAKGLSLLVVERGMPGFERGRNLDKIGQKAQDTAELSFTDVRVPKENLLGELHGGFIHLVTHLPQERMTIAVGAIAIAEHLLAITTDYVKQREAFGRPISKFQHVRFEIAEMATECAVTRTFIDRCLTEHATGELDAVHASMAKWWATELQKRVTDRCLQLHGGYGYMSEYPIARAYTDGRILTIYGGTTEIMKEIIGRSLLA; encoded by the coding sequence ATGAAGCGTCAGCTATTCGCCGCAGAACACGAGGCGTTCCGGGAGACCGTGCGCACCTTCCTGGCCAAGGAGGTCACCCCGCACCACGAGCGGTGGGAACGCGACGGCATCGTCTCCCGCGACGCCTGGCGGGCCGCCGGGCGGCAGGGACTGCTGGGCCTGGCCGTCCCCGAGGAGTACGGCGGCGGCGGGGTGGACGACTTCCGTTACAGCGCCGTGCTGGGCGAGGAGTTCGCCCACGCCGGGGCCAGCGGCTTCGCCATCCCGCTGCACAACGACATCATCGGTCCCTATCTGACGAACCTGGCCACCCAGGGGCAGAAGCGGCGGTGGCTGCCGGGGTTCTGCTCGGGCGAGCTGATCACGGCGATCGCGATGACCGAGCCGGGCGCGGGCTCCGACCTCCAGGGGATCAGGACCACGGCCACCGACCAGGGCGATCACTGGCTGCTGAACGGGTCGAAGACGTTCATCTCCAACGGCATCCTGGCGGATCTGGTGGTCGTGGTGGCGCGCACCACCCCGGAGGGCGGGGCGAAGGGGCTGAGCCTGCTGGTGGTGGAGCGGGGCATGCCGGGCTTCGAGCGCGGCCGGAACCTCGACAAGATCGGGCAGAAGGCCCAGGACACCGCCGAGCTGTCCTTCACCGACGTCCGCGTCCCCAAGGAGAACCTGCTCGGCGAGCTGCACGGCGGCTTCATCCACCTGGTGACGCACCTCCCGCAGGAGCGGATGACCATCGCCGTCGGCGCCATCGCCATCGCCGAACACCTCCTCGCCATCACCACCGACTACGTCAAGCAGCGCGAGGCGTTCGGCCGGCCCATCTCGAAGTTCCAGCACGTCCGCTTCGAGATCGCGGAGATGGCCACCGAATGCGCCGTCACCCGCACGTTCATCGACCGCTGCCTGACCGAGCACGCGACCGGCGAGCTGGACGCCGTGCACGCCTCCATGGCCAAGTGGTGGGCCACCGAGCTGCAGAAGCGGGTCACCGACCGCTGCCTCCAACTCCACGGCGGCTACGGCTACATGTCCGAATACCCCATCGCCCGCGCCTACACCGACGGGCGGATCCTGACCATCTACGGCGGCACGACCGAGATCATGAAAGAGATCATCGGCCGGTCGCTCCTCGCCTGA